One stretch of Pieris brassicae chromosome 8, ilPieBrab1.1, whole genome shotgun sequence DNA includes these proteins:
- the LOC123713275 gene encoding uncharacterized protein LOC123713275 yields the protein MSLKAYEDACMRAELFNQPKPDKEEFLEKHKYLDVNEFEEVDIKSTEETAILNDGLHESGALGDLGTILNSTHSKLSRLKGVCGTVTNYFRVKLASKDLSYSSEPSYIGQTNYDKDFVPSANSEYASVNNDLGPRDNEMTPRAGKRQKFGDINSAIEDLKQMEKAENSFSLGGMLQ from the exons ATGTCATTAAAAGCTTATGAAGATGCATGTATGCGAGCAGAATTATTTAATCAGCCTAAACCTGACAAGGAAGAGTTTTTagaaaaacacaaatactTGGATGTGAATGAATTCGAGGAAGTTGACATAAAGTCAACAGAG gaaaCGGCCATATTAAACGATGGACTTCATGAATCGGGTGCTTTGGGCGACTTAGGGACTATTCTCAATTCCACTCATAGTAAATTGAGTCGTCTCAAG GGTGTTTGTGGTACCGTGACAAATTATTTTCGAGTGAAATTAGCATCAAAAGATTTATCATACTCCAGTGAACCAAGCTACATCGGTCAAACGAATTATGACAAAGATTTCGTTCCGTCGGCAAACTCGGAATACGCATCTGTCAACAACGACTTAGGACCCAGAGACAATGAAATGACACCGAGGGCGGGAAAAAGACAAAAATTTGGTGACATTAATTCCGCAATTGaagatttaaaacaaatggaaaAGGCAGAAAATAGTTTTTCATTGGGTGGGATGTTGcaataa